In the Quercus lobata isolate SW786 chromosome 5, ValleyOak3.0 Primary Assembly, whole genome shotgun sequence genome, one interval contains:
- the LOC115988728 gene encoding probable nucleoside diphosphate kinase 5 isoform X1: protein MARTFILFLVVILPHHYSVHLQMTLRIVPFLAKFLFFFLLVSVPFPCWSSSNGSILNEKTLAMIKPDGLFGNYTDRIKNVILESGFIIFKEKVVQLDEDSAANFYAEHSTRSFFSSLVKYMMSGPVLVMVLEKENAVTDWRTLIGPTDARKAKISHPHSIRALCGLDSEKNCVHGSDSTQSAEREISFFFKEVSAGGVVTEHDEL from the exons ATGGCAAGAACTTTCATTCTCTTCCTTGTGGTTATTCTTCCTCACCATTACAG tgTTCATCTTCAAATGACGCTTCGAATCGTTCCGTTCCTCGCAAAATTTCTATTCTTCTTCCTTCTGGTCTCTGTGCCTTTCCCTTGCTG GTCTTCAAGCAATGGGAGTATTCTGAATGAGAAAACATTAGCTATGATAAAACCAGATGGATTGTTTGGGAACTATACTGATAGGATAAAGAATGTCATTCTGGAATCTGGTTTCATCATTTTCAAGGAGAAGGTTGTTCAACTTGATGAGGACAGTGCTGCAAACTTTTATGCTGAGCACTCTACGAGGAGCTTCTTTTCTAGCCTTGTCAAATACATGATGAG TGGTCCAGTGTTGGTTATGGTTTTGGAGAAGGAAAATGCTGTCACTGATTGGCGCACTCTAATTGGGCCAACTGATGCTCGCAAGGCTAAGATTAGTCATCCCCACAG CATAAGAGCACTGTGTGGGTTAGATTCAGAAAAGAATTGTGTTCATGGTTCAGATTCTACTCAATCAGCAGAAAGAGAgatctcatttttctttaaagaggTGTCTGCAG
- the LOC115988728 gene encoding probable nucleoside diphosphate kinase 5 isoform X2: protein MTLRIVPFLAKFLFFFLLVSVPFPCWSSSNGSILNEKTLAMIKPDGLFGNYTDRIKNVILESGFIIFKEKVVQLDEDSAANFYAEHSTRSFFSSLVKYMMSGPVLVMVLEKENAVTDWRTLIGPTDARKAKISHPHSIRALCGLDSEKNCVHGSDSTQSAEREISFFFKEVSAGGVVTEHDEL, encoded by the exons ATGACGCTTCGAATCGTTCCGTTCCTCGCAAAATTTCTATTCTTCTTCCTTCTGGTCTCTGTGCCTTTCCCTTGCTG GTCTTCAAGCAATGGGAGTATTCTGAATGAGAAAACATTAGCTATGATAAAACCAGATGGATTGTTTGGGAACTATACTGATAGGATAAAGAATGTCATTCTGGAATCTGGTTTCATCATTTTCAAGGAGAAGGTTGTTCAACTTGATGAGGACAGTGCTGCAAACTTTTATGCTGAGCACTCTACGAGGAGCTTCTTTTCTAGCCTTGTCAAATACATGATGAG TGGTCCAGTGTTGGTTATGGTTTTGGAGAAGGAAAATGCTGTCACTGATTGGCGCACTCTAATTGGGCCAACTGATGCTCGCAAGGCTAAGATTAGTCATCCCCACAG CATAAGAGCACTGTGTGGGTTAGATTCAGAAAAGAATTGTGTTCATGGTTCAGATTCTACTCAATCAGCAGAAAGAGAgatctcatttttctttaaagaggTGTCTGCAG